The proteins below come from a single Myxocyprinus asiaticus isolate MX2 ecotype Aquarium Trade chromosome 28, UBuf_Myxa_2, whole genome shotgun sequence genomic window:
- the LOC127418590 gene encoding zinc finger protein 883-like yields MFIMREQVDVIHAGEQQMLQTPVKIEVKQEEIKEEKTAEEEQSDEDDDEQQMLQTPVKIEVKQEEIKEENTTEEQQSDDDDFIPADLMEMKEEHEELNEVEEKHHDFITGEKYLSCSMNEKNFSTKKHLRKAVKESFTCSQCGKSFTRKSDLKRHIRVHTGERPYTCHQCGKSFTRKSDLNKHMRVHTGERPFTCHQCGKTFAYATNLKDHLCCHSGERPFECDKCGKLFVLAQYLRKHLKTHTDEKPYKCSFCGNSFAHVSYLKQHQKIHTGVGAHICFECGNTFITANSLKRHQIIHTGEKPYKCSYCEKSFTQSENLKTHERIHTGEKPFKCSHCKKSFTYSHCLKTHERVHTGEKPYKCSHCEKSFTRSEHLKTHERTHTGEKPYKCSHCEKSFTQSEHLKTHERTHTGEKPYKCSHCKKSLTRSEHLKSHERTHTGEKPYKCSHCEKSFTQLHGLKTHERIHTGEKPYKCSHCEKSFTQSEHLKTHERIHTGVKPYKCSHCEKSFTRSDHLKTHERIHTGVKPYKCSYCEKSFTHSHCLKTHERTHTGENHHCNYFI; encoded by the exons atgttcatcatgagagagcaggtggatgtgattcacgctggagaacagcagatgctgcagacaccagtgaagattgaagtgaagcaggaggagataaaagaagaaaagacagcagaagaagaacagagtgatgaagatgatgatgaacagcagatgctgcagacaccagtgaagattgaagtgaagcaggaggagataaaagaagaaaacacaacagaggaacaacagagtgatgatgatgattttattcCTGCTG ATCTGATGGAAATGAAAGAAGAACATGAggagctgaatgaagtggaggagaaacatcatgatttcatAACTGGAGAAAAATATTTGAGTTGCTCAATGAATGAAAAGAATTTCTCTACAAAAAAGCATCTAAGAAAAGCAGTCAAGGaatctttcacctgctctcagtgtggaaagagtttcacacgtaAAAGCGATCTTAAAAGACACAttagagttcacactggagagagaccatacacgtgccatcagtgtgggaaaagTTTCACACGTAAAAGTGATCTTAATAaacacatgagagttcacactggagagagacctttcacgtgccatcagtgtgggaaaaCTTTTGCATATGCAACCAATCTCAAGGACCATCTTTGCTGTCACTCTGGagaaaggccatttgaatgtgataagtgtggaaaattatttgttcTGGCACAATACctaagaaaacatttgaaaactcacacagatgagaagccttacaagtgttctttttgtggaaatagTTTTGCACATGTGTCCTATCTTAAAcagcaccagaaaatacatactgGTGTGGGGGCTCATATATGCTTTGAATGTGGAAATACCTTTATTACAGCCAACAGCTTGAAACGGCACCaaataattcatactggagagaaaccatacaagtgctcatactgtgaaaagagtttcactcagtcagaaaacctaaaaacacatgagagaattcatactggagaaaaaccattcAAGTGCTCTCACTGTAAAAAGAGTTTCACTTATTCACATtgcctgaaaacacatgagagagttcatactggagagaaaccatacaagtgctcacactgtgaaaagagtttcactcggtcagAACACctaaaaacacatgagagaactcatactggagagaaaccatacaagtgctcacactgtgaaaagagtttcactcagtcagaacacctgaaaacacacgagagaactcatactggagaaaaaccatacaagtgctcacactgtaaAAAGAGTTTAACTCGGTCAGAACACCTAAAATCACATGAGAGaactcatactggagaaaaaccatacaagtgctcacactgtgaaaagagtttcactcagttacatggcctgaaaacacatgagagaattcatactggagaaaaaccatacaaatgctcacactgtgaaaagagtttcactcagtcagaacacctaaaaacacacgagagaattcataccggagtgaaaccatacaagtgctcgcactgtgaaaagagtttcactcggtcagATCACCTAAAAACACACGAAAGAATTCATACCGGAgtgaaaccatacaagtgctcatattgtgaaaagagtttcactcattcACATtgcctgaaaacacacgagagaactCATACCGGAGAAAACCACCACTGCAATTACTTTATAtag
- the LOC127418589 gene encoding gastrula zinc finger protein XlCGF26.1-like isoform X2 — MDMKKESQELNEVEENLQCQKQHDFTAGEKSLSVSKTRDNFSPKKLQRRAAKNTFTCHQCGKDFTDKGKLNVHTRIHTGEKPFSCHHCGKSFSQKESLNVHIRVHTGEKPFSCDQCGKSFTRKDNLDVHTRVHTGEKPFTCHQCGKSFTRKDNLDVHTRVHTGEKPFTCHQCGKGFIDKRNLNNHTRIHTGERPYACHECGKGFIDKRKLNNHSRIHTGEKPYMCHLCGKCFIDKRKRNLHIKDHTAEKPFTCHQCFKSFTSKGNLDLHTRVHTGDKPNMCLQCGKGFTDKGKLNVHIRIHTGEKPYSCHHCGKSFAHKESLIVHIRVHTGEKPFSCHQCGKCFARKNNLDVHTRIHTGQRPYTCHQCGKGFVDKTTLNKHTRIHTGERPYTCSQCGKGFIDKRNLNNHTTIHTGEKPYTCHLCGKGFVDKTTLNKHTRIHTGEKPYTCHQCGKGFVDKRNFNKHTTIHTGETP; from the coding sequence ATGGACATGAAAAAGGAAAGTCAagagctgaatgaagtggaggagaatcTTCAGTGTCAGAAACAGCATGATTTCACAgctggagaaaaatctttgagtGTCTCAAAGACAAGAGACAATTTCTCACCTAAAAAGCTTCAAAGAAGAGCGGCCAAAAAtactttcacatgccatcagtgtggaaaagatTTCACAGATAAAGGAAAACTTAATGTACACACAaggattcatactggagagaagcctttctcaTGTcatcactgtggaaagagtttttctCAAAAAGAAAGTCTTAATGTGCACAtaagagttcacactggagagaaacctttctcATGCGATCAATGTGGTAAGAGTTTCACACGTAAAGATAATCTTGATGTACACAcaagagttcacactggagaaaagcctttcacgTGCCATCAATGTGGTAAGAGTTTCACACGCAAAGATAATCTTGATGTACACAcaagagttcacactggagagaagcctttcacatgccatcagtgtggaaaaggtttcatAGATAAAAGAAACCTTAATAACCACACAAGGATTCATACCGGAGAGAGGCCTTACGCTTGCCATgagtgtggaaaaggtttcatAGATAAAAGAAAACTTAATAACCACTCGAGGATTCATaccggagagaagccttacatgtGCCATCTGTGTGGAAAATGTTTCATAGATAAAAGAAAACGTAATTTGCACATAAAAGATCACACTGcggagaagcctttcacatgccatcagtgtttTAAGAGTTTCACAAGTAAAGGTAATCTTGATTTACACAcaagagttcacactggagacaAGCCTAACATGTGCCTTCAGTGCGGAAAAGGGTTCACAGATAAAGGAAAACTTAATGTACACATTAGGATTCATACCGGAGAGAAGCCATACTCATGTcatcactgtggaaagagttttgctcaTAAAGAAAGTCTTATTGTGCACAtaagagttcacactggagagaaacctttctcatgccatcagtgtggaaagtgtTTCGCACGTAAAAATAATCTTGATGTACAcacaagaattcacactggacAGAGGCCTTACacttgccatcagtgtggaaaaggttttGTAGATAAAACAACTCTTAATAAGCACACAaggattcatactggagagagacCTTACacttgctctcagtgtggaaaaggtttcatAGATAAAAGAAACCTAAATAACCACACAACGATTCATaccggagagaagccttacacgtgcCATCTGTGTGGAAAAGGTTTCGTAGATAAAACAACTCTTAATAAGCACACAaggattcatactggagagaagccttacacttgccatcagtgtggaaaaggttttGTAGATAAAAGAAACTTTAATAAACACACAacgattcatactggagagacgCCTTAA